The Raphanus sativus cultivar WK10039 unplaced genomic scaffold, ASM80110v3 Scaffold1964, whole genome shotgun sequence genome contains the following window.
ACCAGCGGAGAATAGCAAAAAGTCATAAATGATGATAGTCTACTTCTTTATTTCCCATCAGTGGCTTTCTTATAAAGTTATAATAGTTTGTACTTTTTCAATTAATAAGATCTACTTCTTTAAcattgttattttataaaatagaggAAATATACAATTCATATATTCACACACACCAAATTCAAATAAAACTGAACAAGAATGAAATAACAAAACATGGATTAAGAGTACTGTTTTCAAACCAACCCTGATAATTCAGTGAAACAAGACTCCTCCTTGTTATTGGTAAAAACCAGACAGATAATTTCAACCATTACAATTTTCATTTTGTCCTCTCCAATAAGAACTCAGCATTTCACAAAAGATTAGTCTGAAATTTGATTCGTCATTGTCTGGTTAAACAAAAACCATGTGcacataattattttgttttgtctcAAAATATTAGCACAGATTCCCAATGTTATTGGGAATAAAACATAGATTTGATGTGTCATCATACATTGTtacatctaaaaaaaaaaagaggctgCAAAATGAGGAGGTTTGTCATGTCGTTCTGTTGACCTCCTTGTTGCGCTAGTTTTGGTGGTTATCTGGTCATGGACGATTAAGAGTTTGACCGTAGCTGATTCACGCAGCCAAGCTGCTCCGACCGAACCGCTTGATGTGAACCGTCCCATGTATTTTGAGAGGTAGAACCGTGCGTCTGTTCCCCTCAAAAGCGCTTCAACCGCTGGCCTAAGTGCTCCGTCTCTAACCACTTTGATGTGTTCCCTCAACCAGTTAATATGCTgccacaaaacaaaacaaaagtgaTTAATTAGCAAAAACATTTCAAATATTCTGAAACAACCGCATCAATTCGTTTAACGACCATGTTATATCGGCAACTAAGCGGAAGAGCTCTAATACCTGGAGAGTTTAGATAACTCATGACCTTCACAGACAATGGAGCGTATGTTAAGCAATCAAACATGGACCATTGCGAATGCAGCACCAGAAAAAACAAGGTGCAAATCCAAGCAAGACAGACCATAAGTTCTCCCAAACTTGCCTAGATCTCTCCTCAAGCTCCACCAATTGCGCCTCGTTTCCGTTTTCAAAAGCAACCAGCTAGTAACACACAAAAATCGATTCCAAATGAGTTGCACCCTATATGATACAAAACATGTCGACAAAATAAGACTCCTCAGAAAAATGAAGCCACACAGCGAAACACACATACTGCTAAATTGCGAATCTTATGATAACCTCATCAACTAGGTCATATCTTTCACTCCATAAGTTTAAAAGAGAGACAAACCTGCGAATCTTAGAATAGCAGAAAAGGTTACTACTACATTTGGTTTAATTTTCAGCTGATGCATTTTGCGGATAACTTCCAATGTAGAGGATAGCTCTTGCATACACTTACAATCTTCATTAGCCGTTATTCTCTGATGGTTAATTGCTCAAATTATATGCATTTACCTGATCATCCTCTGTTTCAGCCAACTGACTTAGAGAAGGAAAAGAGGACGATCCAACTTCTAAGGTACTAGCTCCACCATCTCTATATATAAGCTTACGTGTTCTTTAAGATTATGAACAGTCTAAGTGACTAACCATAGAGAAAGATACCTCTCTCACAGAACGAAACTAAGAACTGAAATTCGGAAAAAAACCAGAGGCAATTCACACAAGAtaactgagaaaaaaaaaacagaacctcCCAAACTCTGTATTAAAGTTGTTTCTCAGATGAAATTGACTAAACGTCACAAGATAatacaaaaactcaaaaaaaaaaacataaattgaactTTAATTAATGAtactcttcttgttcccattcaCCACCTCATCAGGAATCACTTTAAGATGCTTCCTCTGCTTAGACTTGGCAATCTTCTTCAACGTCTTCGGGTTCGTAATCTTCTGCAGCTTCGTCCCCGTCCTCAAAACATTCTCCGCCTTCCTCTTCTCCctctcctccttcttcttcctcttctccacCTTGTGGCTCCGTATCTCCTCCTTGAGCTCGTTCTTCCTCTCCTTGTACGCCCTCTTGATCTCCCTCTGCCTCTTCATCTCCTCCAGATCCGGCCCCTTGTTCCTCACGAACCTCCCCGACGACCTGTGCGTCCGCGGCGTCTTCCAGTTCCGCCCCGATACTTTCCCGGCTATCACGCCGTCGTACGTCGGTCTCCCGATCGCCACGGCGGCGGCGACGGGTTTGTCCGGATCCTCCGAGGAGGCGACGGCGCTGCGTTTCGCGGATGGAGGATTGACCGAATCGATGTCCATCGAGGCTTCATCGGCGGCGGCTTGTTCCTGAGATTCGCGTTTGCGTTTGGCGGTTTTGCCGCCGAATCCTTCGTCGAGGCACCGGAAATCTGTGGTGCAAgccatttttcttcttctaggTTAAGTTCAAGAGGCTGTGGTGAGGTTCCTAATCCTAAGTGATTTTTAGGGCTTTGGAGCTTTTTATAGGTGTGAGAGGTAGGAATCCGGTTTTTGGATTGGCCTCCCGTTCAAAATCCAATAATTGAACCGAACCGGAATCTCGATGTAAGTCGATTACTCTGGTTTAATTGGTGCAAATCGATGATGATGTTCATGGATTATTGAAGTACAAATTTATTGATGGTGTTCAGGCGATTGTTAATTTTTCTACATTATCTTTCATTACTTCTAAAGTACATCATCATACATGGTTGATTTAAATTGGTTTTTAACCTTTATATATTTCGGAATGAATGTTTGTGACCCAAGTCTTAACGAACGCTAGATTAATTAATTTCTatatagtaattttaaaatttattaaaaaatcattttgtgaAAATGTATTTaacatatgattttcttttttttggtttgtgtttatttataaaaatatatcttttaaaatagttactttttaactatttaacgtttgtatttataaatatataggtTATATGTTTTACCGCGACATAGAGCGAGTCTTACTGCAGTTAGGATCATCTATTAACCCTTTGAAGgctttttgttgaaaaactcgCTGCCCACTAAAAATGAAGCATTTTCTTTGACAAATGTTGTCAAAATGCTTCCCGGTAATGAAGAATTTTAGAGCAAGAGGAATTAACAAAGATACTATTTACAGTAGATGTGGAGACCATgaaaaatcaatcaatcatgtgttttttgaatgtccaccaGCGGTCCAAGTATGGATCCTCTCTAGGATACCATCACATCAAATGGTTTTCCCCACCACTTCATTATTTGCGAACATGGATTACTTGTTTTGGCGGGTTCCCCCAGTAATATAATTTTGCATGgatattatagtatatttgaaAGGCAcgaaataataaagtttttagtaatttggatattgatCCTCGAAATACACTTAATCTAGCCGAAACCAAGTCTCAGCTCTGGAAAGAAGCACAAGAGTCTAGTTCTCAGAAGCTGGAATCGTCTAGGACATCAACAGATGTACAAGTCCCAGATATTCAAGGAAGATGGTGTTTCTCAGACGGATCATGGAAGGATAAGAAAATGTTTTCAGGTCAGGGATGGTACAGTACGTTGGAAGGTTTTGAAGGTCTGATGGGAGCAAGGAACACAAGAGCTTCACTATCTCCTCTACACTCAGAGATTGAGGCTCTTATCTTgtcaatggaatgtatgaggaatttaagacagtataatgttacttttgcaacggattgttcgcAGTTGGTGAAGATAGTTTCGGAACCGGATGAATGGCCAGCCTTTGCAAATTACCTAGAAGATATAAGGATGTTGAAGAGTAGTTTTACTTCTTCGGAGATTATCCATGTACCCAGGACAAGGAATAAGAAGGCGGATGGTCTTGAAGGCAGTGCAAGAAAGCAACCGGCTTATGTCGTCCATATGGATACGGATCCCCCAGTTTGGTtaacagagtcaatatgagtctgtgATAttactgacaaaaaaaaataggttaTATGTTTTAGACATATTAATATtgattatcaaataattttgtaatttttaaatagcATGTAACTTGCTGGACAATATAAACTGTTATTACATCATGTAATTATACATTTACATATTTTGCCATTTTAAGATAAATAGCTACAAATAACTTAAAACTTGAACTTGAATGTGAATCTATATTCTAACATCAGCAAATGCCAGAACATCTCTTTTTGTGAACTCTTTGGGTGATAGGAGAGTCAGGATCTCTTTTTGAAAGTTGTTATCAACGTTCAACGACGGATATAGACTGCAAGGTGTGTTGCTATTTCCCCTGCCAACTCTACTATCTTCGGTGCGGAAGTAATGCCAAGGAAAAAAGTTCCACAGAGATAGTAACTTCGGCTCTGCCACCGACTGCATTTACAATCAGAGGCGGACCCATTCAGACTTTAGGGAGGTCACATGACACCCCTTAAATGATCAAATAAGTAAAATTTGGTAAGTTTTGTAAGGAAATCCCTAGCAAAAATGGTTGATCCCTTCACTCTGACACCCAAAAAAACCCATGATCGATTCCCTTTTGACAccttttcattaattttttaaagttgtaTCTATATGACCCCGGT
Protein-coding sequences here:
- the LOC108847450 gene encoding uncharacterized protein LOC108847450 → MACTTDFRCLDEGFGGKTAKRKRESQEQAAADEASMDIDSVNPPSAKRSAVASSEDPDKPVAAAVAIGRPTYDGVIAGKVSGRNWKTPRTHRSSGRFVRNKGPDLEEMKRQREIKRAYKERKNELKEEIRSHKVEKRKKKEEREKRKAENVLRTGTKLQKITNPKTLKKIAKSKQRKHLKVIPDEVVNGNKKSIIN